The Gemmata palustris genome includes a region encoding these proteins:
- the cysT gene encoding sulfate ABC transporter permease subunit CysT yields the protein MAQVNPRILPGYRLSISFTLVYLSVLVIIPLGACVVTATQLSWDQFRAAVWTERARAAYALTFGASLAAALISAVLGLLIAWVLVRYEFPGRRIFDALVDLPFALPTAVAGLVFSNLYVANGWLGQFLVPLGIEGSYSRLAVVLVLTFIGFPFVVRTLQPVLGALDAEAEEAAALLGASRWQTFRRITFPALLPGLLTGFALAFARGLGEYGSVVFVSGNMPFKTEIAAFLIVSRLEEGRPNSYREATAIATVLLVASFLMLVFINRLEARSRKWSG from the coding sequence ATGGCACAGGTAAACCCTCGAATTTTGCCCGGTTACCGGTTGAGCATCAGTTTCACGCTCGTGTATTTGAGTGTGCTGGTGATTATACCGTTGGGCGCGTGCGTTGTGACCGCGACGCAGCTCAGTTGGGATCAGTTCCGCGCTGCGGTGTGGACCGAGCGGGCTCGGGCCGCTTACGCACTCACGTTCGGCGCTTCACTTGCCGCCGCCCTCATTAGTGCCGTTCTCGGGCTGCTCATCGCCTGGGTGTTGGTGCGTTACGAGTTCCCCGGTCGGCGCATTTTCGACGCGCTCGTCGATTTGCCGTTCGCGCTTCCCACTGCGGTCGCGGGGTTGGTGTTCTCGAACCTCTACGTCGCGAACGGGTGGCTCGGCCAGTTCCTCGTTCCGCTCGGTATCGAAGGCTCGTACTCGCGGCTCGCGGTGGTGCTGGTGCTGACCTTCATCGGGTTCCCGTTCGTCGTGCGGACACTTCAGCCCGTGCTTGGCGCGCTTGATGCGGAAGCAGAAGAAGCCGCTGCGCTGCTCGGCGCGAGCCGGTGGCAGACGTTCCGCCGGATCACGTTCCCCGCACTACTCCCCGGATTGCTCACCGGGTTCGCGCTGGCATTCGCACGCGGACTGGGTGAGTACGGCAGCGTGGTCTTCGTTTCGGGGAACATGCCGTTCAAAACAGAGATCGCCGCGTTCCTGATCGTCAGCCGGCTCGAAGAGGGGCGCCCGAACTCGTACCGCGAAGCGACCGCGATCGCTACGGTTCTCTTGGTCGCGTCGTTCCTGATGCTCGTGTTCATCAACCGCCTCGAAGCCCGTTCGCGAAAATGGAGTGGGTGA
- the cysW gene encoding sulfate ABC transporter permease subunit CysW has translation MTPTEANRRTARRTDPLWVRVTLTSLALLVLTVLVVIPVVSVFAEALADGVGAYWSNLTGDADTRHSVLLTLTVAPLAVLSNLVFGVAAAWAITRFKFPGRTLLVTLIDVPFSVSPVVAGLMFVLLFGLQGLLGPWLRANGFQVLFTVPGLVLATTFVTLPFVARELIPVMEAIGPDEEFAALSLGANGRQIFWRITLPNIKWGLLYGVILCNARAMGEFGAVYVVSGRIAGETCTMPLQVEVLFQDFNSPAAFALASVLTMLAVVTLLLKVWVEGKKNSTAEGTESAEKTKANAN, from the coding sequence ATGACGCCCACTGAAGCCAACCGCCGTACCGCCCGACGCACCGACCCGCTCTGGGTTCGGGTCACGCTCACATCGCTCGCGCTACTCGTGCTCACGGTGCTGGTCGTGATTCCCGTGGTGAGCGTGTTCGCGGAAGCACTCGCTGATGGCGTCGGCGCGTACTGGAGCAACCTCACGGGCGACGCGGACACGCGCCACTCGGTGCTGCTCACGCTTACGGTCGCGCCGCTCGCGGTGCTGTCGAACTTGGTGTTCGGTGTCGCCGCAGCGTGGGCGATTACGCGGTTCAAGTTCCCCGGGCGCACACTGTTAGTGACGCTCATCGACGTGCCCTTTTCGGTGTCACCGGTGGTCGCGGGGTTGATGTTTGTGCTCCTCTTTGGCTTGCAAGGCTTATTGGGGCCGTGGCTCCGCGCGAACGGTTTTCAGGTGCTCTTTACCGTGCCGGGGCTGGTGCTCGCGACCACGTTCGTCACGCTGCCGTTCGTTGCACGCGAACTGATTCCCGTGATGGAAGCGATTGGCCCGGATGAAGAATTCGCCGCCCTGAGTTTGGGCGCGAACGGTCGGCAGATCTTCTGGCGCATCACGCTGCCGAACATCAAGTGGGGCCTGCTCTACGGCGTCATCCTGTGCAACGCCCGTGCGATGGGCGAGTTCGGTGCGGTGTACGTCGTATCGGGCCGGATCGCGGGCGAAACCTGTACGATGCCGCTTCAAGTGGAAGTGCTGTTCCAGGACTTCAACAGTCCGGCCGCGTTCGCGCTCGCGTCCGTGCTGACGATGCTCGCGGTCGTCACGCTGTTGCTCAAGGTCTGGGTCGAAGGAAAGAAGAACTCCACCGCAGAGGGCACGGAGAGCGCAGAGAAAACGAAGGCGAACGCGAACTGA
- a CDS encoding sulfate/molybdate ABC transporter ATP-binding protein → MSITAQNVTKRFGGFVALDNVSVDCPVGELVALLGPSGSGKTTLLRVIAGLEVPDSGTVLFRDDDITKHSARDRNVGFVFQHYALFRHMTVFENVAFGLRVRKWPEERVRDRVKELLRLVRLEEKAPLYPANLSGGQKQRIALVRALAPEPKVLLLDEPFGALDAKVRAELRDWLRRLHNELHVTSIFVTHDQEEAFEVADRVVVLNKGRVEQDGRPIEVFEHPKNEFVMDFLGNVNKLPVRVEGGRALLGETGTVELPAKLFGTNENGRTDAYIRPHELDISRTAEGGNCLLSKIVHINPAGSVVKVRLLAEDFGLMINVDVTPDRYHALALKQNETVYVTPKSARIFEAEYII, encoded by the coding sequence ATGTCAATTACAGCCCAAAACGTAACGAAGCGGTTCGGTGGGTTCGTCGCGCTCGATAACGTGAGCGTCGATTGCCCGGTCGGGGAACTGGTGGCGCTCCTCGGCCCGTCCGGGTCCGGGAAGACCACCCTGCTCCGCGTGATCGCGGGGCTAGAAGTGCCCGACTCGGGTACCGTACTCTTCCGCGACGACGACATCACCAAACACTCCGCACGCGACCGCAACGTGGGGTTCGTGTTCCAGCACTACGCACTGTTCCGGCACATGACCGTGTTCGAGAACGTGGCGTTCGGGCTGCGCGTGCGGAAGTGGCCGGAAGAGCGCGTCCGCGATCGCGTGAAGGAACTGCTTCGTCTCGTGCGCCTCGAAGAGAAGGCGCCACTCTATCCCGCGAACCTGTCGGGCGGTCAGAAGCAGCGCATCGCGCTTGTTCGCGCGCTGGCGCCCGAACCGAAGGTGCTGCTACTCGATGAACCGTTCGGTGCCCTTGATGCGAAGGTGCGGGCCGAACTGCGCGACTGGCTCCGCCGGCTCCACAACGAACTGCACGTCACGAGCATTTTCGTCACGCACGATCAGGAAGAAGCGTTCGAGGTCGCAGACCGGGTGGTGGTGCTGAACAAGGGGCGCGTGGAGCAAGACGGCCGGCCGATCGAGGTGTTCGAGCACCCGAAGAACGAGTTCGTAATGGACTTTTTGGGGAACGTGAACAAGTTGCCGGTCCGGGTCGAAGGCGGTCGGGCGCTGCTGGGGGAAACCGGCACGGTCGAACTCCCCGCCAAACTGTTCGGCACGAACGAGAACGGGCGCACGGACGCCTACATCCGCCCGCACGAACTCGACATCTCGCGCACCGCCGAGGGCGGGAATTGTTTGCTCAGCAAGATCGTTCACATCAACCCCGCCGGCTCGGTTGTGAAGGTCCGGCTCCTGGCCGAAGACTTCGGCCTCATGATTAATGTGGACGTCACCCCGGACCGCTACCACGCGCTCGCACTCAAACAGAATGAAACCGTGTACGTTACGCCGAAGAGCGCTCGGATCTTCGAGGCGGAATACATAATTTGA
- the lptM gene encoding LPS translocon maturation chaperone LptM has protein sequence MTPSYTHRRGRVIVSFALFAVCAALTGCGQKGPVLYPVTGKVTAPDGKSLEHATVVFHPVDATDPNAVKPRGKVGADGSFTLTSYTTGDGAAPGEYRVTVELWLSGKGDDPPANRLSDKYAKPDSSGLKATVNAGPTELTPFTVKR, from the coding sequence ATGACACCCAGCTACACACACCGGCGCGGCCGAGTCATCGTTTCATTCGCCCTCTTCGCGGTTTGCGCCGCGCTCACCGGGTGCGGTCAGAAGGGGCCGGTCCTTTATCCCGTGACCGGGAAGGTCACGGCGCCCGATGGGAAGTCGCTCGAGCACGCGACCGTGGTGTTCCACCCGGTCGATGCGACCGACCCGAACGCGGTAAAGCCGCGGGGTAAGGTGGGCGCGGACGGGTCGTTCACCCTGACCAGCTACACCACCGGTGACGGCGCGGCGCCCGGCGAGTACCGCGTAACGGTCGAATTGTGGCTGAGCGGGAAGGGTGACGACCCGCCGGCGAACCGCTTGTCCGACAAGTACGCGAAACCCGATTCGTCGGGCCTGAAGGCGACCGTGAACGCCGGCCCGACCGAACTGACCCCGTTTACTGTGAAGCGCTGA
- a CDS encoding DUF1559 domain-containing protein, translating to MTTRIRPLNRRAFTLIELLVVIAIIAILIGLLLPAVQKVREAAARMTCSNNLKQFGLAFHNYHDPNNGLPSNIRPDAVSTVRVRWATYLLPYIEQDNLYKQVSLTTNWHLQPGTFGTKLKAFECPSAPNGQVVDGAPDTSPAWTNIVANGDYSGFYGVSPELETLGLITTGTGKVDNGAISKTTKLNFSAFSDGLSNTLHLTESAGRPNIYRNGRLVITASGLNRVNGGGWCRPASELNILRGSDATGTTFPGASAVNATNGEALGSYPHPFYNTDGTGHIYSFHTGGTNALFADGSVRFIRQSISIRALAAMVTRNGGETLSDNN from the coding sequence GTGACGACCCGAATTCGCCCGCTGAACCGCCGCGCGTTTACCCTAATCGAGCTCCTGGTGGTGATCGCCATCATTGCGATCTTGATCGGGTTACTCCTCCCCGCGGTCCAAAAGGTTCGCGAAGCGGCCGCCCGCATGACGTGCAGTAACAACCTGAAGCAATTCGGCTTGGCGTTCCACAACTACCACGACCCCAACAACGGGCTGCCGAGCAACATCCGCCCGGACGCGGTCAGTACGGTCCGCGTGCGCTGGGCGACGTACCTGCTCCCGTACATCGAGCAGGACAACCTCTACAAGCAGGTGAGCCTGACGACGAACTGGCACTTACAGCCGGGGACGTTCGGCACCAAGTTGAAGGCGTTCGAGTGCCCGTCGGCCCCGAACGGACAAGTGGTGGACGGCGCGCCGGACACGTCGCCCGCGTGGACGAACATCGTCGCCAACGGTGACTACAGCGGGTTCTACGGCGTGTCCCCGGAACTGGAGACGCTCGGCCTCATCACCACCGGGACGGGCAAGGTCGATAACGGCGCGATCTCGAAGACGACCAAGCTGAACTTCAGCGCCTTCAGCGACGGGCTGAGCAACACGCTGCACCTGACGGAGAGCGCGGGCCGCCCGAACATTTACCGGAACGGCAGGTTGGTGATTACCGCGAGTGGCCTCAACCGCGTGAACGGCGGCGGCTGGTGCCGGCCCGCCTCGGAACTGAACATCCTGCGTGGGTCCGATGCCACGGGTACCACCTTCCCCGGCGCGAGCGCGGTCAACGCGACCAACGGCGAAGCGCTCGGCAGTTACCCGCACCCGTTCTACAACACGGACGGCACCGGCCACATTTACAGCTTCCACACCGGGGGCACGAACGCGCTGTTCGCCGACGGCTCGGTCCGCTTCATCCGCCAGTCGATCAGCATTCGGGCATTGGCCGCGATGGTGACGCGCAACGGCGGCGAAACGCTCAGCGACAACAATTAA